The Marinobacter salsuginis genome includes a window with the following:
- a CDS encoding mannose-1-phosphate guanylyltransferase/mannose-6-phosphate isomerase, giving the protein MIHPVIMAGGTGSRLWPMSRQLNPKQFLKLTNGPLSMLQATVARLEGMDAANPLLICNEEHRFLAAEQMRQSGHEDTRIILEPYGRNTAPAIALAALQLTEAAENNAEDPLMLVLAADHLIKDVTAFQEGVKKAIPLAREGKLVTFGIVPNHPETGYGYIHRGAELGPDSYLVDKFVEKPDQATANGYLDSGEYLWNSGMFLFGARQYLEELETHRPDILAACRAAIADTADDLHFTRINAERFAECPSDSVDYAVMEKTNKAAVVSLDAGWSDIGSWSALWEVSDKDADGNSLNGDVITHNTANTLVRADSRLVATVGVDNLVVIETKDALLVAHKDSVQDVKTVVERIKTDGRHEHMNHREVYRPWGVYDSIDNGARYQVKRITVKPGAKLSVQMHHHRAEHWIVVSGTARVTNGEKTYLVTENQSTYIPVGQVHSLENPGVIDLELIEVQSGSYLGEDDIVRYEDRYGRK; this is encoded by the coding sequence ATGATTCACCCCGTCATTATGGCTGGCGGTACCGGCTCGCGCCTTTGGCCAATGTCGCGCCAGCTGAATCCGAAACAGTTCCTGAAACTGACCAACGGCCCCCTGTCGATGCTGCAGGCCACCGTTGCGCGGCTTGAGGGCATGGATGCAGCAAACCCTCTTCTGATTTGCAACGAGGAACACCGGTTCCTGGCTGCTGAACAAATGCGGCAATCTGGCCATGAGGATACGCGGATCATTCTGGAGCCCTATGGCCGGAACACGGCGCCGGCCATTGCATTGGCAGCACTGCAGCTGACCGAGGCCGCGGAGAACAACGCCGAAGATCCACTCATGCTGGTCCTGGCAGCCGACCACCTGATCAAGGACGTGACCGCCTTTCAGGAAGGGGTGAAGAAAGCCATTCCGCTGGCGCGGGAAGGAAAACTGGTCACCTTCGGCATTGTCCCGAACCATCCGGAAACCGGCTACGGCTATATCCACCGGGGCGCCGAACTGGGCCCTGACAGCTACCTGGTGGACAAATTTGTCGAAAAGCCGGACCAGGCGACCGCCAATGGCTACCTCGATTCCGGCGAGTACCTCTGGAACAGCGGGATGTTCCTGTTCGGTGCCCGCCAGTACCTTGAGGAACTGGAAACCCATCGCCCGGATATCCTGGCCGCATGCCGTGCTGCCATCGCAGATACCGCCGATGACCTTCACTTCACCCGGATCAATGCCGAGCGCTTCGCGGAATGCCCGTCGGACTCGGTGGACTACGCTGTCATGGAGAAGACGAACAAGGCCGCGGTGGTATCACTGGATGCCGGCTGGAGCGATATCGGCTCCTGGTCCGCGCTCTGGGAAGTCAGTGACAAGGATGCCGACGGCAACAGCCTCAACGGCGACGTAATTACCCACAACACCGCGAACACGCTGGTCCGTGCCGATAGCCGTCTGGTGGCAACGGTTGGTGTGGACAATCTGGTAGTTATCGAAACCAAGGATGCCCTGCTGGTTGCCCACAAAGACAGTGTCCAGGACGTCAAAACCGTAGTGGAACGAATCAAAACCGATGGCCGCCATGAACACATGAACCATCGGGAAGTCTACCGGCCCTGGGGTGTTTACGATTCCATCGACAACGGCGCCCGCTATCAGGTCAAACGCATCACGGTAAAACCCGGCGCCAAGCTCTCCGTGCAGATGCATCATCATCGCGCCGAGCACTGGATCGTGGTCAGTGGCACCGCCCGGGTCACCAACGGTGAGAAAACCTATCTGGTCACCGAAAACCAGTCCACCTACATTCCGGTTGGCCAGGTGCATTCGCTGGAGAATCCGGGGGTCATCGATCTGGAACTGATCGAAGTACAGTCGGGTTCCTACCTTGGTGAGGATGACATCGTCCGCTACGAGGATCGGTACGGCCGCAAATGA
- a CDS encoding branched-chain amino acid transaminase, with translation MSMADRDGVIWLDGEMVPWREAKTHVLTHTLHYGLGCFEGVRAYNTANGPAIFRLKEHTDRLFRSAHILNMKMPFSKDEINEAQRAAVRENNLDEAYLRPMVFLGSEGMGLRADNLKVHVMVAAWSWPSYMSPEAKEMGIKVRTSSYTRHHVNITMCKAKANGNYINSMLALNEAISGGAEEALLLDNEGYVAEGSGENIFIMRDGVLHTPELTSCLEGITRATILDFARELNIPVKERRITRDEVYIADEAFFTGTAAEVLPIRELDGRVIGAGKRGPVTEKLQGMYFDAVKGKLAEHSGWLTHVKG, from the coding sequence ATGTCGATGGCTGATCGCGATGGCGTTATCTGGCTGGATGGTGAAATGGTTCCCTGGCGGGAAGCCAAGACGCACGTCCTGACTCACACCCTGCATTACGGCCTTGGCTGTTTTGAAGGTGTGCGGGCCTACAATACCGCGAACGGCCCGGCCATTTTCCGCCTGAAGGAGCACACCGATCGTCTTTTCCGGTCTGCCCACATCCTGAACATGAAAATGCCGTTCAGCAAGGACGAGATCAACGAGGCGCAACGCGCCGCTGTCCGTGAAAACAACCTCGACGAGGCTTACCTTCGCCCGATGGTGTTTCTCGGCTCTGAAGGCATGGGACTGCGAGCAGATAACCTGAAAGTGCACGTGATGGTTGCAGCCTGGAGCTGGCCCTCCTACATGTCCCCGGAAGCAAAAGAAATGGGCATCAAGGTGCGCACATCGTCTTACACGCGCCACCATGTGAATATCACCATGTGTAAGGCCAAGGCCAACGGCAACTACATCAATTCCATGCTGGCGCTGAATGAGGCCATTTCCGGCGGGGCCGAGGAAGCGCTGCTGCTGGACAACGAAGGCTACGTTGCCGAGGGCTCCGGGGAAAACATCTTTATCATGCGTGATGGTGTGCTGCACACGCCTGAACTCACCTCTTGCCTGGAAGGTATCACCCGCGCCACCATCCTGGACTTCGCCCGCGAGCTGAACATTCCGGTCAAGGAGCGCAGGATCACCCGTGATGAGGTCTATATCGCAGACGAAGCCTTCTTTACGGGCACCGCGGCCGAGGTATTGCCGATCCGCGAGCTGGATGGCCGAGTGATCGGCGCCGGCAAACGTGGCCCGGTGACCGAGAAGCTGCAGGGCATGTACTTTGATGCGGTCAAGGGCAAGCTGGCTGAGCACAGTGGCTGGCTGACTCACGTAAAAGGCTGA
- a CDS encoding glycosyltransferase family 9 protein — MNSICILRLSAIGDVTHVIPVVLSLQEQLPGVKITWVIGKIEAKLIGDLPGVEFIVFDKKAGRKGYAELRRQMQGRKFDALLHMQVAFRANLAAACIPARTRIGYDKARSKDLHSLFINRRIKPAPQQHVRDCLASFLEPLGLDPAPPRWQIPLSESDHQFASDQLAPDRRNLVISPCASHTLRNWPAERYAQLADHAVQKHGMKVILVGSPAPFEAEYCAAIEAAMKEKAHNICGKDTLKQLTALMTHADLVVAPDTGPAHIASAVGTDVLGLFAASNPYRSGPYNSLEWCVNRYPEALEKFTGKTVEQARWGAKAEFEGAMELITVADATEMLDRWVEAQVTPDPETGPEST; from the coding sequence ATGAACTCCATCTGCATTCTTCGCCTGTCCGCCATCGGTGACGTAACCCACGTGATACCTGTTGTGCTGAGCCTTCAGGAGCAGCTTCCCGGGGTAAAGATCACCTGGGTTATCGGCAAGATCGAAGCCAAGCTGATTGGCGATCTGCCCGGCGTTGAGTTCATTGTTTTCGACAAGAAGGCCGGGCGCAAAGGGTACGCGGAGCTTCGCAGACAGATGCAGGGGCGCAAATTCGATGCACTGCTGCATATGCAGGTAGCATTCAGAGCCAACCTCGCTGCCGCGTGCATTCCCGCCCGCACCAGAATTGGTTATGACAAGGCCCGCAGCAAGGATCTTCACAGTCTGTTTATAAACCGCCGAATCAAACCGGCTCCGCAACAGCATGTTCGCGACTGCCTGGCCAGCTTCCTGGAGCCTTTGGGGCTAGACCCGGCACCACCGCGCTGGCAGATTCCCTTGAGTGAATCAGACCACCAGTTTGCCAGCGATCAACTGGCGCCTGATCGCAGAAACCTTGTGATCAGCCCCTGCGCCAGCCACACCCTTCGTAACTGGCCTGCCGAGCGTTACGCGCAGCTGGCCGATCACGCAGTTCAAAAGCACGGTATGAAGGTGATCCTGGTCGGAAGCCCTGCCCCGTTCGAGGCCGAGTATTGCGCTGCTATTGAAGCCGCGATGAAGGAGAAAGCCCACAACATCTGCGGCAAGGACACCCTCAAACAGCTCACAGCGCTGATGACTCACGCCGACCTGGTGGTGGCCCCCGATACCGGACCGGCACATATCGCCAGTGCAGTGGGTACCGATGTGCTTGGGTTGTTTGCCGCCAGCAATCCGTACCGGTCAGGCCCCTACAATTCTCTTGAGTGGTGTGTGAACCGGTATCCAGAAGCACTTGAAAAGTTCACTGGTAAAACGGTGGAACAGGCTCGATGGGGGGCCAAAGCAGAGTTCGAGGGGGCAATGGAACTGATTACGGTGGCGGATGCAACGGAGATGCTGGATCGGTGGGTTGAAGCACAGGTAACGCCCGATCCAGAAACGGGGCCCGAGTCTACCTGA
- a CDS encoding DUF6165 family protein has translation MADVIKVPVSFGEVLDKITILEIKSERIKDEAKVKNVRLELDELSATWDEAVKDKAAEISDLRKQLKAVNEELWVIEDDIRDQEAAQDFGPKFIELARAVYVTNDKRAAIKKEVNLALGSRFVEEKSYQDYTARK, from the coding sequence ATGGCAGACGTTATCAAGGTACCGGTGTCTTTCGGCGAGGTGCTGGACAAAATCACCATCCTCGAAATCAAATCCGAGCGCATCAAGGATGAAGCGAAGGTCAAGAACGTTCGTCTCGAACTGGACGAACTGAGCGCCACCTGGGACGAGGCGGTAAAGGACAAGGCTGCTGAAATTTCCGATCTTCGCAAGCAGCTGAAGGCGGTGAACGAAGAGCTGTGGGTGATTGAAGACGACATTCGTGATCAGGAGGCCGCCCAGGATTTTGGCCCGAAATTTATTGAACTGGCCCGCGCAGTGTACGTCACCAACGACAAGCGTGCTGCCATAAAGAAAGAGGTCAACCTGGCCCTGGGATCACGTTTCGTGGAAGAGAAGTCCTACCAGGACTACACCGCCCGTAAGTGA
- a CDS encoding glycosyltransferase, with the protein MLNPTLALHALLIIGLGGVLLSSSILAGATLLLAIAGMVLSARKSLYKTGWDKPKELRLLHFSFWFFVLVSFLSWALEGFDYEGGKTFGTHARFILFWPLIIAISYARVGARTTFAAIGLVSVSVIGIFLVTIAARQGALGQVMNSRFGGGINPISFGNLALLGGMLTIVGAMFFVREKRLGLAILFFIGGTAAVLISMLSETRSNLVALPFLLVALVPLLRKRLRVAGLIVVPVLVAGAIITSDRMSNSLNGLLHDGHLDSGMEIRLEVWEQALSMLGESPWSGAGLGGYTHRIEAEVAAGNLPAHFLDCCTGHAHNDLLNNAATSGIPGILSWALLIFIPLAIFARNLTSRHSATAHLAAAGCMISIGYFLFGLTEATFNRTLFLTFYLLAIASIASAMFTELSASYVRNRARKVSATIITKNEEDHITDCLKSARLVADEIIVLDSGSTDRTVELARELADVVEVTDWPGFGIQKQRALEKATGEWVLSLDADERVTPELAREINDHLADPDADAYKLPWAVTIYGSRLDFGRSGRAPLRLFRREGVSFSDALVHERILIPSGRKTKTLRGRLTHYTHRDFGHSLEKSAKYAWLGSLEKHRKGKKTRTMIYPTLRGLMTFVQVYFIRFGFLDGAVGYLTAVTYAQVTFNKYAGLWTLDRPARFEDS; encoded by the coding sequence ATGTTGAACCCGACACTGGCCCTCCATGCACTGCTGATCATCGGGCTTGGCGGCGTGCTCCTGTCGTCGAGCATCCTGGCCGGCGCCACTCTGTTGCTCGCCATTGCCGGAATGGTGCTCAGTGCCAGGAAATCTCTTTACAAAACCGGTTGGGACAAGCCCAAAGAGCTCAGGTTGCTGCACTTTTCCTTCTGGTTCTTCGTACTGGTGAGCTTTCTGTCCTGGGCCCTGGAAGGCTTTGACTACGAGGGCGGAAAAACGTTTGGAACGCACGCCCGGTTTATCCTGTTCTGGCCTCTGATCATTGCCATCAGCTATGCGAGGGTCGGCGCACGCACGACGTTTGCGGCCATAGGACTGGTTTCCGTGTCTGTCATCGGGATATTTCTCGTGACCATCGCTGCCCGCCAGGGTGCCCTTGGTCAGGTGATGAACTCCCGTTTTGGTGGCGGAATTAACCCCATCAGCTTTGGAAATCTTGCTCTTCTGGGGGGGATGTTAACCATCGTTGGCGCCATGTTTTTTGTCCGCGAAAAACGGCTGGGCCTGGCGATACTGTTTTTTATCGGTGGAACGGCTGCCGTCCTGATTTCGATGCTGTCGGAGACCCGCAGCAACCTGGTTGCCTTACCATTTCTTCTGGTTGCTCTAGTACCACTACTCAGAAAAAGGCTTCGCGTTGCCGGACTGATCGTTGTGCCAGTTCTCGTCGCCGGCGCCATTATTACCAGCGACCGCATGTCGAATTCGCTCAATGGCTTGCTCCATGACGGCCACCTGGACTCAGGAATGGAAATCCGTCTGGAGGTCTGGGAACAGGCACTGAGCATGCTTGGAGAAAGCCCCTGGTCCGGGGCAGGTCTGGGGGGGTATACCCACCGTATTGAGGCAGAAGTGGCAGCCGGCAATCTGCCAGCGCACTTCCTCGACTGTTGCACCGGGCACGCTCACAACGACCTGCTCAATAATGCTGCCACCAGCGGTATTCCGGGCATTCTCAGCTGGGCCCTGCTGATTTTCATTCCTTTGGCCATCTTTGCCCGTAACCTGACTAGCCGACACTCAGCCACAGCCCACCTTGCGGCGGCTGGTTGCATGATCTCCATCGGCTACTTCCTGTTCGGGCTTACAGAAGCCACGTTCAATCGAACCCTGTTCCTGACCTTCTACCTGCTTGCGATCGCTTCCATCGCCTCGGCCATGTTCACAGAATTAAGCGCCTCATACGTTCGAAACAGGGCCCGCAAGGTTTCAGCGACCATCATCACGAAAAACGAAGAAGACCATATTACCGACTGTCTGAAATCCGCAAGGCTGGTTGCCGACGAAATTATTGTTCTGGACAGCGGCAGTACTGACCGGACGGTGGAACTGGCCAGAGAGTTGGCCGATGTGGTTGAAGTGACTGACTGGCCGGGGTTTGGCATCCAGAAACAGCGCGCTCTTGAGAAAGCGACCGGAGAGTGGGTGCTGTCACTGGATGCCGATGAACGTGTCACACCGGAGCTGGCACGGGAGATCAACGATCACCTGGCAGATCCTGACGCGGACGCCTACAAGCTTCCCTGGGCGGTAACGATTTACGGCAGCCGTCTGGATTTCGGCCGCAGCGGTCGAGCCCCGCTCCGGCTGTTCCGTAGGGAAGGCGTCAGCTTTTCAGACGCTCTGGTACATGAGCGGATACTGATTCCATCGGGGCGCAAGACCAAAACCCTTAGAGGCCGCCTGACGCACTACACGCACCGGGATTTCGGCCATTCGCTGGAGAAAAGCGCGAAATACGCCTGGCTTGGCTCTCTGGAGAAGCATCGTAAAGGCAAGAAAACCCGAACCATGATCTACCCGACTCTGCGGGGCCTGATGACGTTTGTGCAGGTGTACTTTATTCGGTTCGGTTTTCTGGATGGCGCTGTGGGTTATCTGACGGCCGTGACCTATGCGCAGGTAACCTTCAATAAGTATGCGGGGTTATGGACTCTGGACCGGCCGGCCCGCTTTGAAGACTCGTGA
- a CDS encoding polysialyltransferase family glycosyltransferase, protein MSSAASPINVFVASTPLQLISCSEARYHYGCSAETTLLVIARPDNRETEGQMAFLAEALGWQGIETIYLKKSSFYLRLGAVAKSLSRRKIERLFIGNKSSWIHEVFYRGFDSEQLIFVDDGLATVTYYHAIHDEGIASRISPAKKRLLRTMGIRIHRVVPDVIAFFTFFPLPSSGLVQVQVHDFPVFRRTFKTSARDSSQTPMVGFLGQPFGGEDRLAQLKLQIQHVVERHPDSRVVYFMHRKESREELEALLAEFPLEIRQAGRPIEVEVALSGETYLAFYSFASTALFTLKKIFPEIRVFQIDDAALGARLPYYEEIRCMFSSIGVETTLLRGSRVFKAGRPVQSP, encoded by the coding sequence TTGAGCAGCGCCGCCAGTCCTATTAACGTCTTTGTTGCGAGCACGCCCCTCCAACTGATCAGTTGCTCCGAGGCTCGCTACCATTATGGCTGCAGCGCTGAAACCACGCTTCTTGTCATTGCCAGGCCTGATAACCGGGAGACCGAGGGGCAAATGGCTTTTCTCGCCGAGGCCCTGGGCTGGCAGGGCATCGAAACCATCTATCTTAAGAAAAGTTCGTTTTATCTGCGTCTGGGGGCGGTCGCCAAGAGCCTTTCGCGACGCAAAATCGAAAGGTTGTTCATCGGGAACAAATCCAGCTGGATCCACGAAGTGTTCTATCGGGGATTCGACAGCGAGCAGCTGATTTTTGTGGATGATGGCCTGGCGACAGTAACCTACTACCATGCCATTCATGATGAGGGGATCGCCTCCCGGATCTCACCGGCCAAGAAACGGCTCCTCAGAACCATGGGTATCCGGATTCACCGCGTTGTTCCGGATGTGATCGCCTTCTTTACCTTCTTTCCGTTACCGAGCTCCGGGCTTGTTCAGGTGCAGGTTCACGATTTCCCGGTCTTTCGTAGAACCTTTAAAACATCAGCCCGTGACAGCAGCCAGACGCCCATGGTGGGGTTCCTTGGCCAGCCTTTTGGTGGTGAGGATCGGCTTGCGCAACTGAAACTGCAGATTCAGCATGTGGTGGAACGTCATCCTGATAGCCGCGTCGTGTACTTTATGCACCGAAAGGAAAGCCGGGAAGAGTTGGAGGCCTTGCTGGCGGAATTTCCGCTCGAGATACGGCAGGCCGGTCGTCCGATAGAGGTGGAGGTAGCCCTGTCCGGAGAAACTTATCTGGCGTTCTACAGCTTTGCTTCAACCGCTCTGTTTACCCTGAAAAAGATTTTTCCGGAGATCCGGGTGTTCCAGATTGATGACGCCGCACTGGGCGCACGGCTACCCTATTACGAGGAAATACGGTGTATGTTCAGTAGCATCGGTGTGGAAACGACGCTCCTCCGGGGATCACGAGTCTTCAAAGCGGGCCGGCCGGTCCAGAGTCCATAA
- a CDS encoding 3-deoxy-D-manno-octulosonic acid kinase produces the protein MVESEICIRERASAMLIHPDYEGRVTQDWFNAATWGDQARPVSSGGRGGAWFLQAGEDKLVLREYRRGGLVAKFARYAYAFTREADVRSFAEFRLLNAMLSKGLPVPRPVAAWYRKLSPIQYRAAIIIERLENTSPLADLIAELDGDAWESIGETIRRFHDAGVMHADLNCFNVLVRGDEYFLIDFDKSRLTADSAPARWKEANLDRFSRSLVKVAGEHTRAKVWSYFMNGYNRGMAA, from the coding sequence ATGGTGGAGTCTGAAATCTGTATTCGGGAAAGGGCTTCGGCAATGCTGATTCATCCCGATTATGAGGGCAGGGTTACCCAGGACTGGTTCAATGCCGCCACCTGGGGCGATCAGGCGAGGCCGGTGAGTAGCGGCGGTCGCGGCGGCGCCTGGTTCTTGCAGGCCGGAGAAGACAAGCTGGTGCTTCGCGAATATCGCAGGGGTGGTTTGGTGGCGAAATTTGCCCGATATGCCTATGCCTTCACTCGTGAGGCCGATGTGCGATCCTTTGCTGAATTCCGCCTGCTGAATGCAATGCTCAGCAAGGGGCTTCCCGTACCCCGTCCGGTGGCAGCCTGGTATCGGAAACTGTCACCGATTCAATACCGGGCCGCCATCATCATTGAGCGACTGGAGAACACTTCACCATTAGCTGATCTTATTGCCGAACTGGACGGTGATGCCTGGGAGTCCATCGGAGAAACGATTCGTCGATTTCACGACGCGGGTGTCATGCATGCTGACCTTAACTGCTTCAATGTACTGGTTCGGGGCGACGAATACTTTCTGATTGATTTCGACAAGAGCCGACTTACTGCAGACAGTGCGCCAGCCCGCTGGAAAGAGGCGAATCTTGATCGCTTCTCGCGGTCGCTGGTGAAAGTGGCCGGAGAACACACCCGGGCAAAGGTCTGGAGTTATTTCATGAACGGATATAACAGGGGAATGGCCGCTTGA
- a CDS encoding glycosyltransferase family 4 protein — MTNPRQGGSLPSILCLTDACDRPETELFIGLRKAGFDLDVMCNPKGRNYQRLVDEGMVASPMALKSRFDKEGTEAIRQQLAKKNYEVIHAYNPRALACGLRASRGTDIKIVAYRGVIGNISFLNPESWITFLHPRVSKIVCVADAIKDYLASLRLLWMHIPERKLQRIYKGHDLDWYQSPKADLTQFGVPEGAFVVCCTGRNTPRKGFDDLIEAVDKLPADVNVHLLLVGDVIDNEEIQAQAAATSHPERIHFTGYRTDAPAIAAASDVFVLPSKEREGLPRAVIEAMVYGVTPVVTSVGGMPELVEDGVSGIVVPPKNATELSEAIERLYRDRELSAKLGQAARQRIARDFHTSQTVSETGELYKTLTGRA; from the coding sequence TTGACCAATCCACGACAGGGCGGATCGCTTCCGTCAATACTTTGCCTTACGGATGCCTGCGATCGTCCGGAAACTGAACTTTTTATCGGACTCAGAAAAGCCGGATTTGACCTCGACGTCATGTGTAACCCCAAGGGCAGGAATTATCAGCGTCTTGTCGACGAGGGCATGGTTGCCAGTCCCATGGCCCTGAAGAGTCGCTTCGACAAAGAAGGCACCGAGGCCATCCGCCAACAACTGGCCAAGAAAAATTACGAGGTCATTCATGCCTATAATCCCCGGGCCCTGGCCTGCGGATTACGGGCTTCCCGGGGCACCGATATCAAGATCGTCGCCTATCGCGGTGTGATCGGTAATATCAGCTTTCTCAATCCGGAGTCCTGGATTACCTTCTTGCACCCACGCGTCAGCAAGATTGTCTGTGTCGCCGATGCCATCAAGGATTATCTGGCGAGCCTCCGGCTTTTGTGGATGCACATCCCTGAGCGCAAGCTTCAAAGAATCTACAAGGGGCACGATCTGGACTGGTATCAGTCGCCCAAGGCCGATCTCACCCAGTTTGGTGTTCCCGAAGGTGCCTTCGTGGTGTGCTGCACCGGACGGAATACCCCACGAAAAGGCTTCGATGACCTGATAGAAGCAGTCGACAAGCTGCCTGCGGATGTGAACGTACATTTGCTGCTGGTCGGAGACGTCATTGATAACGAAGAGATTCAGGCGCAGGCCGCTGCTACCTCTCACCCCGAGCGGATCCACTTTACAGGCTACCGCACCGATGCCCCGGCCATCGCCGCCGCCAGTGACGTCTTTGTGCTTCCCTCCAAAGAAAGAGAAGGGCTGCCCCGGGCCGTTATTGAGGCCATGGTCTATGGTGTGACGCCGGTGGTGACCAGTGTCGGCGGCATGCCGGAACTGGTGGAAGACGGTGTCAGCGGTATTGTGGTTCCACCGAAAAATGCCACCGAGCTGTCGGAAGCTATCGAGCGGCTTTACCGCGACAGAGAGCTGTCGGCCAAGCTTGGGCAGGCAGCGCGGCAAAGGATCGCCCGGGATTTTCACACCTCACAGACCGTCAGCGAGACGGGTGAGCTATACAAAACACTCACGGGCAGGGCTTGA
- a CDS encoding CDP-glycerol glycerophosphotransferase family protein — protein sequence MRRYLFFVNQPYSYSILRPLQEEILRRGDEAAWFVAGCSTAPLRSDERRLGSVKEVMEYNADATFVPGDWVPYFFPGIKVEVFHGMARNKRGHSSEDESDHYRIRGWFDLYCTHAMKDTEKFRELAAQYQHFGVAHTGWPKLDPLLSQPGEGKRKRSENELPVVFYASTFSRSVTSAPDLVEKIGELSRNGRWKFIVTLHPKMDPAVVDQYRRLSGDNLRFVESDEDLLPLLPQADVMLCDTSSIMFEFMFLDRPVVTFRTKMPGPYLIDVHEVEDVESALEEAVQYPDTLMQETRALCDQLHSFRDGRSSGRVLDAVEDFLINKRGELKRKPLNLLRKLKVRRRLRKELARMAPESSG from the coding sequence ATGCGGCGGTATCTGTTTTTTGTCAATCAACCCTATTCCTATTCGATTCTGCGACCGCTGCAGGAAGAGATACTGCGCCGGGGTGACGAAGCGGCCTGGTTTGTCGCGGGTTGCTCAACGGCGCCGCTTCGATCCGATGAGCGTCGTCTTGGCAGCGTAAAAGAGGTTATGGAATACAACGCCGATGCTACCTTTGTCCCCGGGGACTGGGTGCCCTATTTCTTCCCGGGGATCAAGGTCGAGGTATTCCATGGCATGGCTCGCAACAAGCGCGGCCATAGCAGCGAGGACGAAAGTGATCATTATCGCATTCGCGGATGGTTTGATCTCTACTGCACCCATGCCATGAAAGATACGGAAAAGTTCCGTGAGCTGGCGGCCCAATACCAGCATTTCGGGGTTGCCCACACTGGCTGGCCAAAGCTGGATCCTCTGCTATCGCAGCCTGGTGAGGGGAAGAGAAAGCGCTCGGAAAATGAGCTGCCTGTCGTATTTTACGCCTCCACGTTCAGCCGCTCCGTTACGTCCGCTCCGGATCTGGTGGAGAAAATTGGTGAGCTTTCCAGGAATGGTCGCTGGAAATTCATTGTTACCCTGCACCCAAAGATGGATCCTGCGGTAGTGGATCAGTATCGCAGGCTGAGCGGCGATAACCTCCGTTTTGTCGAAAGCGATGAGGATCTGTTACCCCTGCTTCCGCAGGCAGATGTGATGCTGTGCGATACCTCGTCCATCATGTTCGAATTCATGTTCCTGGATCGCCCGGTGGTTACCTTCCGGACGAAAATGCCGGGCCCTTATCTGATCGACGTCCACGAAGTTGAGGATGTTGAGTCAGCCCTGGAAGAGGCAGTGCAGTATCCCGACACCCTGATGCAAGAAACACGAGCCCTTTGCGACCAGTTGCACAGCTTCAGGGATGGTCGCTCCAGCGGCCGGGTACTGGATGCGGTTGAGGATTTCCTGATCAACAAGCGAGGCGAACTGAAACGCAAGCCGCTGAATCTGCTGCGCAAACTGAAAGTCAGACGCCGTTTGCGCAAGGAACTTGCACGCATGGCACCGGAAAGCTCAGGATAG
- a CDS encoding lysophospholipid acyltransferase family protein, with the protein MSKLKYFVIAGLLRIAGWLSLAGAQRVGRFVGYLVWRLPTKSRQVTDINLSICLPELSDTERAAMSKNSLAQTGMTMLEVPLMWEWPVEKCLGLIRETEGLELIDDAMAGDKGLILLAPHLGNWELAGLFFSSRYKMAALYSPPNMPEFEDYMIKVRGRLGSELVRGDRRGLARLASILREGGVAGILPDQSPRGKGNAFAPFFGMEVKTMTLVSKLIQRTGANVLITYAERLPDASGFRIVVRETGPGLGDKDPVAATTAMNHAIEQCVREIPEQYQWEYKRMRHRPPGEINPYNPDRVC; encoded by the coding sequence ATGAGCAAGCTCAAATATTTCGTCATTGCCGGGCTGCTCAGGATTGCCGGCTGGTTATCTCTTGCCGGCGCCCAGCGGGTGGGTCGGTTCGTGGGTTATCTGGTATGGCGACTGCCCACCAAGTCGCGTCAGGTCACCGATATTAACCTGTCCATCTGCCTCCCAGAGCTTTCAGACACCGAGCGGGCGGCTATGTCGAAAAATTCGCTGGCCCAGACCGGCATGACCATGCTCGAGGTCCCTTTGATGTGGGAGTGGCCAGTGGAGAAATGCCTTGGCCTGATCCGTGAAACCGAGGGGCTTGAACTGATCGACGACGCCATGGCTGGAGACAAGGGCCTGATTCTCCTTGCGCCGCACCTCGGCAACTGGGAACTGGCGGGTTTGTTTTTCTCATCCCGTTACAAAATGGCAGCCCTTTATAGCCCGCCGAATATGCCCGAGTTCGAAGATTACATGATCAAGGTCCGCGGACGCCTTGGCTCGGAACTGGTCAGGGGCGACCGTCGGGGTCTGGCCCGGCTCGCCTCAATTCTGCGGGAAGGCGGTGTCGCAGGGATCCTGCCGGATCAGTCACCCCGGGGCAAAGGCAATGCCTTCGCGCCTTTCTTCGGCATGGAAGTGAAAACCATGACGCTGGTGTCCAAGCTGATCCAGCGTACCGGCGCCAACGTGCTGATCACCTACGCCGAGCGCCTGCCCGATGCCTCCGGGTTCCGGATTGTTGTTCGGGAGACTGGCCCGGGCCTCGGAGACAAAGACCCTGTTGCCGCAACCACAGCCATGAATCACGCCATCGAGCAATGCGTGCGGGAAATCCCGGAGCAATATCAGTGGGAATACAAACGCATGCGCCATCGACCACCCGGCGAAATCAATCCCTATAACCCGGATCGCGTATGTTGA